From the Candidatus Aminicenantes bacterium genome, the window AAGGTCATAGCCTTCAACCCAGGCCGCCTGCCCGCCCGTCCCGTCGCGGCCGCCCGCTCCCAATCCCACCGGGACGTCAGTCCTTCCGGCAAGAGTCAGAACCTTGGCGACGATCTTGGCCCGGTATTCGGACTTGCCGAAAGTGGTCGTTACAAGCTTGAGGTCCAGCTCCTGGCTCTTGAGCAGCATGACCAGGGCCCAGGTGTCGTCGATGTCGTCGCCGATATCGGTGTCGAGAATGACCGGAGTTCGGACGGGAGCCTGCGCGACCGCGGTTTCTACGCGGCCGCCGGCTCCGTTCGCCGCGAAGGACAAAGCCATCATGCCGACGAGAAGTCTTTGTTTCGCCATGTCTTACTTGCCCTTGAAGAATTCGATTCCATCGACGAAACGAACGTCTAGACGCTTCCCCCGACCGCAAAGAAGGAGAGGGTGAAAAATACGGCCTCCGCGAGCAGGACCCAAAAAGCCGAAAAAAGGCGATCGATGGATTGCTTCCCCCCCGCGGCCGTTTCGCCGAGCGGCTGGGAAACGGACTTGATGATCCTGGGTTCATCCTGACGCGGAATCGAGGCGCTTCGCAGGGCCCCGATCAGCTGATCGACATTTCTTAGGTCTCGCTTGCCCCAGGCCGTAGCGATCCAGATGAAGACGCTCGATCCGTCTTTGAACTTGAGGCCCAGCCCTTTTTCTTCGTTCGCGGCCAGAGCCTGGCTGGCCGCGACGGAACCGTGGCGGCCCCTGTCCAAAACAGCGGAAGCGCTGCTCGCGGCGACCAGCCAGCCCGGCGCCTTGAGAATCAACGGCACAACCAGGCTCATCTCCGAGAATCGAAGGAGCGTTTGACTCTTCCAATTCGAAACGATTATGCCTTCGCCTGTGAGGTCGATCCGGTAGGATGCGTACCAAACCGCGTACCGCAGCAGCTTCAAGCCGGGAAAAACCAGAATCCAGAAAGCCAGGCCGATCAGCAATCCGGTGCCCAGGGAGGCGAGCGATCGGCCGATGGAAAATAACGGGAAAGTCAGGCCGGGTACAAGGAGAATCAGGGAGACGAGATCGATGAAGAAAGCCCGCCAAGCAGGATAACGGATCGCCGTCTGGGGGCGTTTGAGGCCCGGGAGAAAGAGGTAAAGGGCCAGCGCGACGACGAGGATGGGAAGGGCGAATCCACGGCCCGGATGGGCCGAGAGAGAGGGATCGTTGAACCAATTGGCCGCCCCCGAACCGAACCCGGCGTCATGGCTGGATACGCCTTGCACGGGCGCGAAAAAGTACAGCCAGATGGCCATGACCACACCCAAGATGAGAATAACCCGCCGCCAAAGCATCATGGCAATCCTCCTCGTCGGACGGTTCGTCCGCAGGACTCATGGCCGACCAGATGACAGGCTGACTCCCTACGCGCGAGGCTTATCCACCCCGGCCTGATCCGGGAAAAGAACGAAACCGTGTTACGGCTTCGCTCAAAGACCGAGCAAGATCAAGGCGCCGGAGGCGACGGCCAGGATCTCCATGACCAGCGGGAGGCCTTCGAAGTGCAGCTTGAGCAGCGGGATCAGCCCGTTCATGATCAGCCAGATAGCCAACAGGAGAAATCCCATGTTCTTAGTCACTTTCATTTTAGCCATTTTCCCCTCCTCGAAGAATATCCTGATGTTCGAGGGACGGCCGCCGTCGTCGCGGGAAGCCCTCTCCTCATTGGAACAGACTATATCTTAGGCCGGATGTTGCTGTCAAAAAGTGCGGGCCAGGCGACGCGCAGCCCTATCCGCTGAGGCAGAAGAAAAGGGAGGGATTCGACGGCTCATCGGGAGAGGAGTGTTGGAGCTGACCAGGATCGAACTGGCGACCTCTTGAATGCCAAATAATAATCAATCCCGCGCAAGACGAAAACCTTGGTTGTTGCGTTTGAACGAGGGATCGTAGGAAGAGCGATACGGAGCGCGAACGAACCGGGCGTCTGGTTCGAGCCAGGAACTGCCTCGACAAACTCGGAAGGAGCCAGAAGAAGGCCCTTTCGGATTCGTCACCGATCCCGCCGAGTAAGCCCCATACCAGTCCGCACACCACTCCCAGACGTTTCCGAGCATGTCATAAAGGCCAAATCCGTTGGGCGCCTTCTCGCCGACATCGTGTGTCCGGTTTCCCGAATTGTTGCCGTACCAGGCGATCGAATCCAGTTCCCCATACCGGTCCTCCGTCGTACCCGCGCGGCAGGCGTACTCCCACTCCGCCTCCGTCGGAAGCCGGTAGTTCTTTCCTGTTAAAGCGTTCAGCCTTTGGATATACCATTGGACATCGTTCCAAGTCACGAGTTCGATGGGGCGCCCCTCTTCATGATCCGTCGACGGATACGACCCCATCACCGAAAACCACTCCGCCTGCGTTACCTCGAATTTTCCCATCTCGAAGCCGGATAATGTGACCTGATGCACCGGCTTTTCATCTGCAAATGCTTCGCTCGATTCGGAGCCCATCATAAATGTCCCGCCCACAAGGCGGACCATTACAGGTTCTCGAGGGATAATGCTCGCGATCAAGGTCGCTGAGATCTTTGCTGTCTGCCCCACCTGGACCGTAACGGACTGTTCATAAGAACCAAACCCATATAGAACGAGTTTTATCGTGTAATTTCCCGGAGCAATACTAGTCAATGTCGTATTAGTCGCTTTTCCAGTCTCATTTCCATCAAAAAAAATGTTTGCCCCTGGCGGCGTTGATTCTACCTGGATACTTCCGGTCGTTACGCTTGGAACGATCGGCTGATTCGGATCCTTTTTCTTTTTTAAAAGCAGAATCGTTGCGACTACGCCCGCCACCACGATCCCACCCACCAAAAGCCAGGGAAATTTCTTTTTCTTGACCTCGGTTACAGGACTCGACTTCCCGCTAAACGAAACCGGCGAAAATGTTTCTGCTTTTTTCGCTCCAATATTCTTAACTTGCGGCGGAGCGGTCTCGCTTTTTAACGCATCCGTCTGTTCGCCCTTCTTTACAGCGGATTTTGAATCTGTTTGTCCAAAGACCGCGCTATTTGAGGAAACCAATACAACAATAAGCATGACAGCGATAAGATTTCTAAATTTATCCATTGATCTAGCCTCTTAAATGGAGCGGAACTGATAGGTCAAAAGCTTATTGAATCTCGCCGTAATATCAGCCGATCCTTGGGCTCCCGCCGTAAACCGTGACATAAATCCGGCCGAGCGTTCCCGCCCATTTGTAGATATTCAATCCATTGTTTCCATAGACGAACAGCTCTAAGGCGTCATCATAATCCAATGACCCGAGCGTGACGTCCATCGGACCATAGTCGGGTATCATCTTAAGGAGTTGGATCATCGAGAGCGTCGAATCCGCATGTTTCGCAAATTTCAATACGTAAAGATACCTATCGGGATAATCGGCGGCCGTCACGACCTCGGGCCAGCCATCGTCGTCGATATCCCCCGCATCCACCGAGACGGTATATCCACCCAAATTCTCACTCAAGAAGATTTTCGGATATGCGCCGTTCTTATATTTCCAGACGACGAGTTTAGAGCTGTTTCCGCCGGCGATGATCTCAGGCTCGGTATCTCCATCGATGTCCCTGGCGACAGCGCAGTCGATCGTAAACGCTCCTATGGACTCGGTCTCTTTGATGTCCCAGCCATTATTGCCAAGATACTTTAAAACGCTGACCTTCCCGATGCTCGGATGGGCGATCAGAATTTCGTTGCCGGGCTGCCCATCTGCATCACCGATCGAAAGGCTGTAACTTCCTGACGAAAATTCCGGGCTCATCCCAATGCAGTCGAGGGAGCCGGCGGAGGAATATTTATAGATCCAAATTCGATTGGAACGCGCCAATACGAGCTCATCACCCGGTTGGCCATCGACATCTCCAGCAATAATGGCCCTACCGACCGTGGCCGAGGTCGTTTTTTCCAGGGGAATTGTAGAAGAGGGTTGACCCGTCGAACCGTTTTTAAAGAGATATACCGTCGGCGCATAATAATTGACTTTGTTCTTTCCGCTGCCGACGGAGGTCATGACAGTGTTCACAGTCAGAATCTCTTTATCCGGATCGGCGTCAAATTGGCCGATGAGCGCTTGGAAATCATACATTGTCCCGACGGCATTGCTGCCCCACGGGATCGAATAATTACTGTTCGCAAAAGTGATTTGGAAGGTCCGACAAACATCGCCTATTGTGCCGACGATCTGCTTCCCCGGATCATTGAGAAGCGCTAGCGGAGAAAAAGCCGAAATCCGGCAATCAATACAAGGCTGGTCTTTCGGAGCAACCCCCGCCTTCCATTCCACAGACTCGCACATTTTATCGGTGTCGCAGGTCGTCGGGCTCGGTTTTCCCGCCGCTCGCACTTGGTCTTGCGAAGCCCAAGAACTTTTCTGGACAATACTGAATCCCCCGACGGCAAGAGTCAGAACAAGAACGAAGAAAATCACAGACTTCCATGACGCGTGAAAGCGGTTCATTTAGACCTCCCCCCAAGAAATTGTTGACAGCGCAATGATAGAAAAAAAAAAACAATGTCAATGCCTTACTGTCGGCATATCGATTCCTGCCGCAACTTGTCGTTATTCATACGGCCTTTTCCCGGCTGGTCCTTGAACGGGGAGCTCCTCCCGGCTCACCCGGCTCATTCTTATTGACTCCCGAAGCGTTTGCCGCTACAAATGAGCCGTACGCGAAGGAGGAAAACATGGCCAAAATCGAAATCCGTCATGATCCGGGTCTGACCAAGGACAAGCTGCTCGATCTGTTTCAGAAGAAGTTTCAGGGCAAGTACGAGATCTACCCGACCAAAAGCATGATCAACAGGGATTTTGTCGTGAAAAAGAGCGCCCGGTCGGGCATCTTTGTCAAGCTGGACCAGAAATCCGATAAAACCGTCGTCGTCTTCAACAAGGATTGTCCATCGGTGTTCTGGAGGTCTTTTCCGATCCTCCGGATGATGGGCGGAAAAGACGTCAAGGCCGACGTGGAGGCCTTTCTGCAAACCATGGCGGAATCTTAGAAGAAAAACAGGGAGGGAATCGTCAGCGTTCCTGATTGCCCAGCGCGCTACCAGCCAAAGACTCTTGGAATCTACTCCCCTGCCCCCCTACAGAGAGAAACAAGCTCGTCTGAATATTGATGATGACCCTTTGTTGATGCAGGGCTTGCCCAAAACGCTTCCAGCTTTTTTTAAGGACTTACCCACCCTACCCTCCCTAAAATAGGGAGGGAATCGTCAGCGTTTTGGGAAAGGAGTGGTGGAGCTGACCAGGATCGAACTGGCGACCTCTTGAATGCCATTCAAGCGCTCTCCCAACTGAGCTACAGCCCCACCGGGGAAAAGCCCGGCTATATTACTCAAAGCGGCGGGATTCGTCAAGGTCATCCTCATCCAGAAAGCCGGCGAATGTCACCCCGTCGGAGAGAACCCCGATGGAGATGTTCACCGCTTGGCCCTTCGAATATGCGATAGTCTCGATACGATCGGAATCGTATTCCGTGTAATGCGTGACGTAATAGAACATCCCCCCGACTCCGGTCCGGTGCCTGGCCTCGGCATCGTAGGCCGTTTCCTCGTAATGGTACTCATTCAGGGTATAGCCGTAAGTCAGAACCTGGACCTCGATGCCCGAATCCTCCCCGAAGCGGAGTGCGATCCCGACGGCCGGCGTCCGTTTCACTAGCCCGATCTTGCTGACCGTCAGGGATTCGTTTTCTTCGAATTCTTCAAGGTCGACTTTAACTTTAGTCACCGGAAGGGGGAAGAAGTTCGAGAGGTAGATTTGCACCGGGAATCCAATCTCCACGTGCCCCTTGCGGAGGGTCGGCCTTACGCCGAGCCAGATGTCGCCCGTCACAAACGTTTGGACATTTTTCACCGGAGCGAAAGGGTCGGCCCTGGGTATATTGTAGAAGAGGTACCGGGGTAGATTGAAGTTGGTTTCCCAGCCCGGATAAGGCTCGAGCCCGTATTTGGATTGGCTGACAGCCGTGTCGACGCCGAGATTGAACCGGATCCCCGGAACGAGTTTTCTCGGCTCTTCCGCTCCCGCCGTCACAGCCAGGACGAGCGCCAAAATCCCGAGCCAAGCGCCCTTGCGGATGGTGGATTGAAGGCTTACGGAGCTCCCATGATCGCCTGGTATTCGCATGGAAGAGGATGGTATTCCCAAGCCGGGAACGCAGTCAAGGCGCAAGGCCGACTTCCCTCGGCAGGCCTGTTTTCATTATAATCGCGTCGGAGAGGGACCATGAAGCGAGAAGCCGTCGAAAAAGCCAGGGAAAGGGCCGGCCGGATGCTGGATGCCGTCGGAATCGCCATTTCGCCCGCGGAACGAGCGGCGATCGAGGTCGCCGATCTCGGTCTCGGCGACCCGGATCACTACGGCCTCCAGATCGTGATCTACGAGAACAACGACCGCTACTGCGCCAAGGAGCTCATCCTCTTCCCCCGCCAGATCTGCCCGGAGCATCGCCATCCTCATTATGTCTGCCCCGGCGACACGGTTGAGAAGCCGGGCAAGCAGGAGACGTTTCGATGCCGTTGGGGGCACGTCTATCTCTATGTCGCGGGTGAGCCGACGCCTTCCCCGCAGGCGATTATTCCCGAGGGCGACGAGGCCTGCTTCACGGCCTGCCACGAGATCGTCCTCGAACCGGGCGATCAATACACCCTCTCGCCGGAGACGTTGCACTGGTTCCAGGCCGGCGACGAGGGGGCCATCATCAGCGAATTCTCCACCACCAATACCGACGAATACGACGTCTTCACGGACCCCCGGATCAAGCGCCTGCCGGTCTACGAATGAGCGGCGGGGTCATCGAAATCGGCGTTCCGGTCGAGGAGATCGAGGCCCGCCGGGCCCGGGTGGAGAAGGCCAAGCGGTTCGAGCGGCCCGACCGGGTTCCCGTCCTGCCCGCTGTCGCCCATCGCTACCTTATCCCCCAGGTCGGCGTGTCTTTTCGCGAATACTACGCCGATCCAGAGACCATGCTGCGGACCCAGATTCTGGCCCAGAAATGGCTGATGGAAAACATCCGCACGGACGCCCACGACATCACCGGACCCTGGGTCGGCGCCTGGACGGACTTTCAGAACACCTTCGAAGCCGGCAGCCTCGGCGTCCCCATCGTCTTCCCGAATGACGACATCCCCTGGGTCGGCCCCGGCTGGGTCAAGGACGAGACGGACCTGCGGCGGCTCGAAGCGATCAACTATGTTCATACCGGGATCAACGCCCGCCAATTCGAATACCGGCGGGCGATGATGACGGCAGCCGAAAAATATCCGGTGCGATTCCGGGGCGGGCCGGTCTTCTTTCCGGGCGCCGCACCGCACCTGACCCGTACCTCGGACGGCCCCTTCGGCGTTGCCGGCGACCTCATGGGCAACACCGAGCTTTTCCTGGCCTGTGCCGAGCGGCCCGACTTCGTCCGCGAGCTGCTACGGATCGTCGTGGATAAAATGATCGAGTACCTGGACGCCTGCTGGGCCGAGGAAGGGCGGACGGGCCCCCGTGATATCGCCTGGACCGACGACCTGGCGGTCTCGCTGTCGCGGGCCATGTTCGAGGACCTCGCCCTGCCGGCCAATCGGCGCCTACGGGACCATTTCGACGGCTGGGCCATGCTCCATATGTGCGGCCACTCCGATCATCTGCTGGAGACCTTCCGCGACGGATTGCGCATCGACGAGCTGCAGGGCTTCGGCTGGGAAGTCGATCTCGACCGGATCGCCGAGGTCATGGGCGGCCGGGTCGTCCTGCTGGGCAACGTCAACCCGATGCTGATCCGAAGCGGAAGTCCGGACGCGGTCCGCGAAGCAACCCGACGGGTCATCGAGAAGCTGGCCCCGCTCGGCGGGTTCATCGTCCAGGACGGCAACAACATCCCGCCCGGATCGCCGGTCGCGAACATCAACGCCATGATGGAAGCAGCCGAGAGGTACGGCCGGTATGAGTGACCGCAAAGAATTCTTAACCCGCCTCTGGAACCTCGAGAACGACGAGCGGCCGGGATTTCTGATCGGCTACACCGGGCCGCGGCTCAAGGGCGGCACGCCCGTCCGCAGCGCGCTCTTCTCGACTGAGGGCCGGGACACGGTTCGGAAGCGCCTGCTCGACCCCGATAAATTCCTCGAAGCCCAGATCGAGGAGATCCACGGCCAGATGGCGTTCAAGGGCGATCTCGTCCCCGCTCTCTGCCCGACGCTGGGGGTCATCGCCATTCCCTCCGCTTTCGGATGCGAAGTCGTCTGGTGGGAGAACGACTTCCCCTCGGTCCGGCCGCTCGAGGGGGACGACCCTCGCCGCATGCTCGATCTCGCGATTCCGGCCGTCGCCGACGGCGTGCTCGGCCGCATCCTCGCCTATTCGCGCCTGTTTGTCGAACGGCTGGGCGGCCGCTACCCGGTCCGGCTGGCCGACATCCAAGGGCCGCTGGACAACGCCGCTCTCGTCATGGGCCACACCCAGCTCTTCGAGGCCATGCTGACCCATCCGGCCGAGGTTCACCATCTGCTCGGGATGATCACCGACCTCATGATCGCCTTCGCTCGGGCCCAACGGAATCTCGTCCGGAGCCTGGGCGCAGAGTTTGTCCCCAGCGGCTTTCAGCCCTGGATCCCGGACGGGCGGGGCCTCTCGATCGCCAACGACACCGGGGTCATGCTCCCCCCCGCCCTGCACGATGAATTCGCCGTTCCCTATATCAACCGCTTATCCGAGGAGTTCGGCGGCGTCTACATCCACTCCTGCGGCAACTGGACGCATCTCTTTTCGAGTCTGGAAAAAGTGCGGGACTTGCGGGGGCTGGAATTCGGGGCCAGCGAGACGCCGTTTGGCCCAGTGGCGGAGCGCTTTGGCGGCCGCATGGTGCTGGCCTGCCGCGTCGGCCAGCACAAAGACATCCGCTACGACGGCATGGCGGACTACGTGCGAAAGATTATGGCCGCGCGGACGACCAACCGCGGGCTGTTCATCCACGTCGACATCACCAACGGCTTGCTCGACGACTCCTGGCCCGAAACGGACCTCGACGAAATCTACGGGCTTCTCGCCCCCTGACCCGGCCGGCGGCCGGGCCGCCAAAACGAAC encodes:
- a CDS encoding nucleoside hydrolase, whose protein sequence is MAKQRLLVGMMALSFAANGAGGRVETAVAQAPVRTPVILDTDIGDDIDDTWALVMLLKSQELDLKLVTTTFGKSEYRAKIVAKVLTLAGRTDVPVGLGAGGRDGTGGQAAWVEGYDL
- a CDS encoding SUMF1/EgtB/PvdO family nonheme iron enzyme; translated protein: MDKFRNLIAVMLIVVLVSSNSAVFGQTDSKSAVKKGEQTDALKSETAPPQVKNIGAKKAETFSPVSFSGKSSPVTEVKKKKFPWLLVGGIVVAGVVATILLLKKKKDPNQPIVPSVTTGSIQVESTPPGANIFFDGNETGKATNTTLTSIAPGNYTIKLVLYGFGSYEQSVTVQVGQTAKISATLIASIIPREPVMVRLVGGTFMMGSESSEAFADEKPVHQVTLSGFEMGKFEVTQAEWFSVMGSYPSTDHEEGRPIELVTWNDVQWYIQRLNALTGKNYRLPTEAEWEYACRAGTTEDRYGELDSIAWYGNNSGNRTHDVGEKAPNGFGLYDMLGNVWEWCADWYGAYSAGSVTNPKGPSSGSFRVCRGSSWLEPDARFVRAPYRSSYDPSFKRNNQGFRLARD
- a CDS encoding VCBS repeat-containing protein, giving the protein MNRFHASWKSVIFFVLVLTLAVGGFSIVQKSSWASQDQVRAAGKPSPTTCDTDKMCESVEWKAGVAPKDQPCIDCRISAFSPLALLNDPGKQIVGTIGDVCRTFQITFANSNYSIPWGSNAVGTMYDFQALIGQFDADPDKEILTVNTVMTSVGSGKNKVNYYAPTVYLFKNGSTGQPSSTIPLEKTTSATVGRAIIAGDVDGQPGDELVLARSNRIWIYKYSSAGSLDCIGMSPEFSSGSYSLSIGDADGQPGNEILIAHPSIGKVSVLKYLGNNGWDIKETESIGAFTIDCAVARDIDGDTEPEIIAGGNSSKLVVWKYKNGAYPKIFLSENLGGYTVSVDAGDIDDDGWPEVVTAADYPDRYLYVLKFAKHADSTLSMIQLLKMIPDYGPMDVTLGSLDYDDALELFVYGNNGLNIYKWAGTLGRIYVTVYGGSPRIG
- a CDS encoding D-lyxose/D-mannose family sugar isomerase, whose amino-acid sequence is MLDAVGIAISPAERAAIEVADLGLGDPDHYGLQIVIYENNDRYCAKELILFPRQICPEHRHPHYVCPGDTVEKPGKQETFRCRWGHVYLYVAGEPTPSPQAIIPEGDEACFTACHEIVLEPGDQYTLSPETLHWFQAGDEGAIISEFSTTNTDEYDVFTDPRIKRLPVYE